The region ctctatttagaataattttcattaaaaatcccTTCATTTTCGTTTCTTCCACCATagctcataaaaataaatttgtaactATATTTTcgtttaaaattcatattataGGGTGTAGCACCAGCTCTATTTAAATTCTAATGATATAATGACCAATTAAAATTCTATAAGATATTTTAAACCACCTCACTTGAAAAATTTATCGgtccaaataaaattataatctaaaCTGAGATGTAACTGACCCTTATCCCTACAAAAAGAATGTATTGTCctcattaattttttcaatgtcTTAAATTTAGAACATCTATTAATATAGTAATTCTTTTTCTAATACATATTCCATTAATTCAAAAGTTCACGTATTAAGTTATTGAGTATTGgttcatttaaatataaaatattatattccaATGAAACGCAATGAATGACTCGATGCAATTCAGTTCAAGAAATAGAGCGGATGATCAATGacaaatcaagaacaaaaattaTTATGTTACAACTTAGAAGATGATGAATATTCGATTATgtacaaattaaatatatgactGTGCAATATTTTCAGTGAGAAATCACCTCATTTGCGCTTATCACTCATTCATGTTATGTGAAGATGAAATTGTATAgaggttatatttttttttttatttttgatacgTTTTGTTATGGTGATTgtctttattttttgaaagttttgttaTCCTTTTTATATCGAAAGATTTGTTATCCTTTCTATATCGAAAGGTTTGTTTGTTGGTATTTCATGAAGTTTTGGTGAGTCTTTTGTTAGACATCGAATAATGAGATTCTTATGATGTTagagcagttatgtaattttgattttaattttgtaaggTGATATGCGAACAAAATTTTGGTTCTTGTTCGGTTGATATTGatagaaaattattttcattgttaaaaaataaatcatcaacAACTTGAGAAAGCAccatataaaatgaaaaagaaaaagaataaacattaaaaatataatttaatttattttaaaattgatgcctaaatttgaaatcaattagTCTTAATGCACTTTCTCACCTTAATCTTCCCATTAGAAGAATGTTTTTGATCAATTTCAGCACGTAAAACCTCTTTGGTATCTACTTCTTTTGGTACATCAAATTAGAACTACACTAATACCTACTttctgaagaagaaaaaaatcagAATTAAATAAGATGCTAATTTTTCCTCTCTTATTGTTGGGTTGTCTTAGTATATTCAAACCTAACAATGCAGCACGTTGGACTGTAGGCATTCGTAATCCCGAGAAGGGTGTAAATGAATCAgattatttgtaaattattcggaaaaattaaaattaattagtaaaaaATTTGAGTCCAATTCGAGTTCGaactatttgaattttttttctaatcgaACTTGGGTATCAATTAGAGAGACACATAAGAGCcacaaatttatattatgtgAATAAGggttcgtttaaatttgttaaaaatacattgaaaaaaaatcattaatgaaAGATGTAAATCATTTGGTACATTTTTCACTAAGAATatgtgtatttttaattttttaatagatttacatttttcactaattttttttttatctatatcaTCCAAGCTCAGAGTTCGAACTTGAAAATTTGAGCTTACTCTAGTTCAAGCTTGAATTTGTACAATACAGTCAAGTTCTAGCTTCCCATAGTTCGGATTCGGATCGTCTCGTCTACATTTTTAATCGTGagattgatttaatttaaagaaaataaaaagttgcCTTTTGTTGTGCAACCCAACCGAtctttgaaaaaagaaaaactaacACCCCTTCAAATCACGTAGAAACATGAGTACATACGTCCAGCGCAGTCCAACAAAAACGACAGTGTTTAGGTTGATGAACTGGTACATCACATTTTTATTGTGACTGCTTATATCCTTCTCTAACGTTATAACTGCATTAATTCTCATTCAAGCCAAACACATATACGAACCAAATATTTCAGCCATTTGCTGGTCTACATAGGGTTCACCAAATGGTCAAAACCAACCGAGTGAACCAAAATCGAGTATTTTATCTCTTTGATCGACCCGACCGATAACCAAATTTACCAAAACTAAATTAGCTAAACTATCAAATCTTAAAAATACAAGaccgaaccaaactgaaataGTAGGCTAATTCAGTCAAACCgatagaaatataaaaaaatatataaaaatatttaattaattcggTTAATTTGATTAACTTAAATATCAAAGCTCTTAACCGTAACCGAACCAACACTTTTTATTGATCAAACTGACCGAACTAACCAAATTTTCTAAAACCGACTTGATCGGTTAATtcgattaatttgatttatccaaattttttgctcacccctaagaTGTGGACAGTTAGGAGTCAAATCTCTCGAACCATTTGTTGATCCCTATTCCAAACATTCTagagaataattattttttaataaaacctaTTAATGTGAGAAGAATTTATGTTCTAAGCAAAAAATTACTATATCAGAATAATGGAGCCTACTAGTTAGTTTCTAGTGGTTGATGGTCTTTGTCTATGACCACAACATGTGGCTCAATGATCCTACGTTGTCCATTAGGAATTAATGCAATTTCCagtacaaaaaaaaatgatcaGAAAATCAGTAAACTATGGAACCAATAAAACTCTGTAGTCTGTACCAAAGCCTAAAAAAATGGTCATTGAATACACTAGACAAAGTGTAAGCACCAACCCACTGAAACAATTAAAACTCTCAACAAACTTCATCTATACATTTTCTATTAGCTTCTGCAGCTTCACTATGAATCATCATTCATAATTTCTTACCATCTTCACCCAACCACCTAAACAACacttgtttataattaatatttatatttagagtCGGGGCTTACTAAATATGGCAAGTGAGATCATGTTCTGGTTCTTGTTTGCTCATCTTGTGCTACAAATAATTCACGTAAATGCAAAAGTTCCGGCCATTATTGTGTTCGGAGACTCTTCGGTGGACTCGGGGAACAATGACTACATATCTACAGTTCTAAAGAGTAATTTTGCGCCTTATGGTCGGGATTTCAATGGTGGAAAACCCACCGGAAGGTTTAGTAATGGTCGGTTACCAACAGACTTCATTTCTGAAGCTTTCGGACTCAAGCCGTTAGTACCAGCATATCTAGATCCAGCGTACGACATAAGAGATTTTGTTACTGGAGTTTGCTTTGCTTCTGCCGGCACTGGCTATGATAATGCTACAGCAGATGTGCTAGTAAGTTGTGCTCACTCCTTAATACTAGATATAGGCTGAAATTAGTATCTATTGAAGCATCTACGATTTAATAtcctataattataaaatagttaaattcCGAAATAATTACTTCGAGGAAAATCTCGATGATGTGAGCTTAATTTCTCCATTCTCACTGGATTTGCAGTCTGTAATACCTCTTTGGAAGGAGATAGAGTACTATAAAGAATACCAGAAGAAGCTTAGAGACTATCTAGGACATGAGAAAGCTACTGAAATTCTTGAAGAAGGACTCTACCTTGTCAGCATCGGAACAAATGACTTCCTAGAAAACTACTACCTATTGCCGGGGAGATCATCCCAGTTTTCCGTCAGGGAGTATCAGAATTTCCTTGTGGGAATAGCAAGAAAATTTATTACGGATATTCATCTACTTGGAGCTAGAAAGATTTCTGTAAGCGGGCTTCCTCCAATGGGGTGTTTGCCTTTGGAAAGAACAACAAACATATTTTTCGGAAGTGAGTGCGTCGAAGAGTACAACAACGTAGCCAGGGATTTCAATGAGAAGTTAAATAGAATGCTCATTGAGCTGAACAAAAATCTTCCTGGGATCAAACTGGTGCTTTCAAGTCCCTTTGATATTCTGTCAAAGATCATAGATAATCCAAGTTCGTACGGTAAGTTCTTTGCTATATTACTAGTACTATATAGATAAATTTCTCTGGATGTTTCTATATGAATATAAACTCAGGTATGGCTAAGCAAAGTCACAAGGAAATGGTTTCTGACCTGATATCTACAACAGGATTTAATAATGCAGCAGAAGCATGCTGTGGAACTGGACTGTTTGAAATGGGTTATATGTGCAATAGGAGAAATCCTTTTACATGCTCAGATGCAAATAAATATGTATTCTGGGATTCCTTCCACCCAACAGAGAAGACTAATCAGATTGTTGCGGATTATGTAGTCAAAAACTGCTTAACTCAGTTTCTGTAATGATAAGAAAATTCATGCTATCGGTGTAACAAGTATAGTTCTAGTTCTAGTCCTtgctatttttttcaaatggttGTACTATCATTTCTGTAAACTAATCAACCAAAGAATACTCTTCCAAACTTATATTTATTCTCCTTAAACCGCCAAGAGGAGTTTTAAACAAGATAAACACTCCAAAGTGATCCTACCAGATCTAGAAGGGAATTGCACTGaacattaattaatttctcACAAGTAACAGCACACGGGAGGTTTTTTTTGCAGTaagaaattatttaatttctatgtTTTGTTAAAGGAATCAAGATAAGGTGAAATCCTAGCATATGACCAACAATTTAATATCTTTGTTTGAATGAAAAGAAGACTAATTCAAACATTGCTAGGAGCTTCATGAAAAGCAACCGACGGGCAAGAAATAAGctacattaaatattttaataatcattttaatgaaaataaaacccTTCTAGGATTCATCACattaaatagtaaataaattaacaatgtAAAGACCCTATTATGATGCAATGAAGGTCTACTTCGGATCTTTGGGAAAATGCATTTTGATCAGGGCAGGAAGTTCAGCAAGATCAACCTGAGGCTTGCCCAACAAAATACTCTTCAACTTTTCATCACAGTTCACTATGTTCTTGTTGTCTGGGTCCTAGTGAAGAAGAGACAAATAGAATCTTTAGCAACACCAAGAAGATGGATTCACATAGTAAGTCCATAGCAGGAATCAGAACCTTACTAAAGTTAAACGACAAAAATGCAACAAAATCAGACAGTTTTAAGTCTATGCAATCAGGCTGGTTTAACCTCTTTTTAAGAAAAGAAAGGAATATTTCATGTGTAATCACAATGAACTAGCATCGACCATCTTGACTACATTCTATCATCAATAACACAATAATTAAGGATTAGTATTAACAGAAAAATTACGTGATATTGATAAAAAgtgatttattttgataattaggtGAAACAAAAGCATACGAATTGCATACATTCCCAATCATAGAAAATAACTCTTTTATTCTCCCTACCAATTGAGTATTTAAATAGTAACAATTATTTCAAGAGTATTAATCAATGCATGGTAAGTGATGGAATGACATAGAAAACTACGATAGAAATCATGTGCAGAATAACAGAAGATTGAAACGGCGTCAAACCTTCAAATGAATAACACAAGCACCACATTCTAACTAAAAGCTATTCAGAGAAGATGAAAGACGAAAAGCATAGCATATGGCGAAATATGGTCGGTGTCAAAGTCTCTCTGATACACTAGTCACTACAAAAAGTTAATTCAAGAAACATACACAAAATAACAAGTTGAAGAAACAAGAACCTGGAGATTATTAGTCTTGATGTAGGACCAGACATGCCTGAAACATCCCAGACGAGAAATTTGCGACTGGCCAACAAAATCTCTAAGATTTGAAGGAAGGTTTACAAGATCAATTAAATTAGCAATCTTCTTGGGGTTGTCTGTGACAGCCTTCTTCAGCTGCTGTGGCAGCATCTTCCCTAAGCCTGTCTGCTTTCTTTCTGCAAATAAGACATAACAAATACATTAATCTTCCTCTGCTTCTGAGCTCTCAAACTTAATTTAGAGCTGTttcttttcaagcaaacttaCCAATGCCAAACAAatacatcaattttttttacttttatgcTTAAACATGAGAGACTAAATTTTGTTAGCACTGAAACTAGATGCTCTTTTTAATTGAAGAATTTAATCAAACAGTCGGTGTGCAAGCATAGGGTGACTCAAAATTGCTATTTTGGATACCCGTTTAAGGCAGTTCATAAAAAATGATACCCATTTAAAGTTGTTCTGTGGGTAATATAATCAAACACTTGGCATGCATATTCAAAAgctgaaaaataaaacatatgttGCAACGGGAACAAGAGCAATAACATTTACTATTGAACAATTCATCAAAACGAATTCAAATAAACAGTTAAAGTATCGAAATTGAAGAACGCAGAGTAGAGGGTTAACAACGAGAAGTACCTAGAGACTGAAGATTGAGGGACTGGAATGTCGAAAGATTATATTCTGATCCTGAAAGAGCAATTTAACCCCCGTTTTTGCAGATTGCCTATGAAAAAGTGCTAAAACGTTCCTATACTTTGCTATAATTTAACGTTTTGGCCCTGTGGTTTTAATATTAATGCAACATAAAACAATGgtaacaatttaaatgtaaataaatatattagtttCAAAGTAAGATTCTTATCAGGATTGGCAGTAGGTTATGGGCATTTCGGAAGCGCTGAGTTGGCTCAAGGGACGGTCTAATGTGATCGTTGAGTCTGACTCGATGGAGACGATTGTTGAAATTAAGAATTCAAATTTTATTGATCCAAAGTTATTTCTTGGAGATTGTTCGGAATAAACTAAGtacttatataaaattgattGTGTTTTCATTAGGAGATCTGCAAATTAGGTGGGGCATGTTCTTGCACAAAGAGCTTGTTCCATTTCAGATCATTAGAAGCGGTTTCgtcatttttttgaatttttcactaCTGTAACTGCTTATGATTTGATTTAGTGAAATCAATTTTTCTCTGGAAAAAAAGTGACGCATTTATATCTATTGTATATAACAAATCCTTTGAGGTGCATTACcattcctcttttttttttactttaattttttttataaaataaatggttTCATTAGATCAAATTTGAAACAAATATatcgataaaaaaattcatgatagTTTGAGAGTCATTCCTATTAACCTGAGATAAAACGGATATTACATGCAAATGTTGTCTGATTATCTCTTAACAaacacaaaatttaaattataaattgttttgcTAACATGAAACAACCTTCGATCATCTTATCTCTTCTTTGTCGATCTGAATCTCCAAACTTACTTACGATCTTCATTGAATCTGAttcaattataatattttaacctTATTTCAGCCAACTCACATGATTTCTATATTAATAAGGGGTCAACATTTCTTGCTTTAATCACTCTTCTATCAGTGTCACAAACCACATACGCCATCCGGTTCTATTTTAGCCGATTATACCGCCGCGTCCCCATTTGCTTTTACCTAGCCAGCTGACAGTGTGTTCCATCTAACCACCCCTTCCTCCACTCTAATATGCAAGTGTTGGTTGCCTGTACATTTTCAAGCACAAAGCTGATGACCTGCATAATTAATCACCTCCTTAAGTGATCTACCTCGCTTTTGCCAAATTACAGAGTTTCTGGTAAACCAAAAAATCCAGCAATTGCCACCAAGCTACAGTCTTCATTCTTCAACCTACTCAGCCACCTACTACACTATTCCTACATGTTAGCGTCATTCCCATGCATCACGTCCAACATTGCCTACTTCCAACAATTTTAGTGAACTCACAATAACCAACTAAATGAATTTGTGTTTTCTTCCCATTACACATTTGACGAACCGAGTACATGCAAATACGTTTTATGGTCAGAGTTTCAATCAGAACCATGGTTGTCAAACCcgaaccggaccggccggttcgaCCGGAAAACCCTCGACCCAGTCATATCAACGGTTCGGGTTGAACTAAAATCCCTTATAATTACAAACCCGCGGTTGTTTAATCGAACCGGCCGGATAACCGCTGAATTGGACCAATTAACCGGTCAAGTAACCGGAAAACCCGGTCCGGTTCGGTCAATCACTTAAAAACCCAAGcccttattaaaaaaaaaataaggaatTTAAATGTCATTGCTGGGATTTGAGCCTTGGTTGTTTAGTATTTTTAGTGGAAGCATTCAATACCACCAAGCTAACTTACTATTTGTGTCTATAtttcttattatataatatatatatgattattaatagttataactttttatttttttatttttataatacggaTTTAATTCCGGTTGAACCCCGGTTGAACCTTTAACCCTTGACCCTCTAGTTTCACCGGTTTTATCACCGGGCCGGATTTGACAACCATGATCAGAACAACCTCTTCATTAAAAGCGATTTTTACTATCAAATTCCAGCTGTCTTTAACATATCTTATATTCAAATGAACTTTGATAATTCTATATCTATTAACACCTTTTTTTAGGCTTATATTCACCTATGGCACTCCAACTTAAACACCCCAACCACCAAGTCTCCTGAACTAAATTTTGGcccgctaaaccccctaaacttcaCTTAATGATCACCTATGacacttttggcataaattgaccaaaatacTCTTTAAATCTTTAAGAATAACAAACAAACCAATACCAACCAAACCTAAAGTCACTTAGCCAACCAAATCAACCATAAtccaacaaaatcaaacataatctAAATAAACCTAAATtcattcaaataataaataaataattattttttaattttaaaaaattaaataaataattatttttgaatattaaaaatttaaataattttttttcaaatttttcagtGGATTTGTTCACctgttcaatttaaaaaaaattaaaaaaattatttaaattatttaaattaaaaattattatttatttaatatttaaaataaataatattttttctgGCGGTGGTGGCCGGAAAAATTGGCGGCGGCGGGTGACGGTTTTCGGTTGAGTGGTCTGATTTAATTGGGTGGATTAGTGATCATTAAGTGAAGTTTAGGGGGTCTAGCGGCCAAAATTTAATTCAGGGGGCTTGGTGGTTGGAGTGTCTAAGTTGGAGTGTCATAGGTGATTATAAGCCCTTTTTTTTTACTTCCTTATTAGAATATAAAGAATTATCAAAAGTTTTATTATGACTAATTTTTAAGACATAATTCTGTTGAATATTAAGTGTGATTGAAAACCACACATTGAAAAATATACGAATAGAATGTGGAATATATAAATACAATGGACTACTTAACTCATTAATTTAGAGTTTTGGGTTTGATGTGGTGTCTAGCCCACGGTTATATGATTCCCAATCATATAACCATGGGCCAGAAACCACATTTGAAGATCTTTCTACTaagggtgtaaatgaaccgagccgagccgtgttttggagtgttcatgttcatCTCGTTTAGCGAACAAAGTGTTCATGTTCATTCGAGTTTTGAACGGGGGTGTTTATATTTGGTTCGTTTagattttatattgtttataatCAGCTCATGTTCTTTCGTTTAGCTGCTAAacgaacaagctcgcgaacAACCTCGATAAGTATCAAACGAGCTCATTCGCGAGCCCATTCATTTAATagttaaaacatataaaatacgCGAGCACAAAACTACATTAGTTTCTTATATCAAAACCataattttagaattatataagatattaatataaattaatttaaatatgagtcAGTTCGCAGATACCTAATTGAATTTATAAACGAGCTTGCACGAACTCTTATTCAAACTCGTTCACAAACTCCTATTCGAGTTCGTCCACGAACTTGTTCACGGTCTCTTATTTGAGCTTGTTCACGAATCACTAATCGAGTTGTTCGTGAATCTAAACGAGATGAATGTCACTATGTTCATATTTAACTTAATAACTCTTCAAGCGGTACTCTCTCAATTTCTTATCTGTTTTGTTCATCTTTCAAGGTTTCCTTTGAAGGTGGAAACGATGATCCCCGGCTTTCAGACGAATTAATATCGTTTTCATCCGCTCGTatatattcttttcttttttcttcaataAAATACTTCAGTTGgagtttttgtttgtttttggttGTTTTGCAGCGGTTTTGCTTCTATATGACAATAATTTTAATGTGTTGACATTTTCTCGAATTCAATTAAGATCTTATAGTTTTGGCGATCACCTGTCTTGATTTTTGGTGAATTCTGTTTATAcagttttctttatttattcaAGTTTTTTGTTATACTTTGAGCTTCTTTGTTACAAatttatgctattttttttcaatttttgtgacTATTTAAGTTTACAGGATACAGATTTTTTGAATATCAAACTTGTATTCAACTCCGGCACAGCTATTTGATGATCTGCGACTAAGTCGATTATATATGTTGTAGCTTCTCTGTCTAATCTACATGTTTACCCCGAATCTTATACTATAACCAATTTTGTTTCAGTTATAATACAAaagattttatgttgatttgaagaagaaaaagaaaataaaacttgaaaataataaaattgcaGATCACCTAAAaacatttgataaaaataatactatgaGAAAACACGCCGaacaaaaaataacaaagacaCCTCCAACTATTTCACCAAAAACAGTTAATGTTTCACCGAGAAATAATCTAAATAGATCAAAGCAAAAATgactaaagataaaaaaaagagagatttAGGAATTTAcctcaaatataaaaataatatgattttataCCTCAATAAAGAAAAGTTAATGCAAATACATCACTGtttaaacatatttataattttactcttCTTATTTAAATGTTTGTGATTTTACTCTGACACATGTCACACATGATGCATatgctctctctctctctctctctctctctctctctctttatGTGTCACACATGATGCAcatactctctctctctctctcgaCATGACGCATCTTATTTGTTGTGCCCATTATAaattatttccaaatttaaactttcttttgtttgttccttttttgttcttcagctttttttatttcttttttttctttattaattaaaatattacacattattaaataaattaaacgtcttcttttcatttatttcagtattatcaaatattttctaatttaaaaatatatactactatttaaatgtttattatattaatagcatattcaatttttttttgatgaatagcatattcaaaaattatatgaactaaataaaaaatcacagtatcacattatcatatgattatcacagtttcatCTTAGTATGTAATCATCAGTGTATATgatattgcattgtcatcttattatcatgtcattactAATATCGTATATTGctgattattatatgataatatgatgatactgctggataatataagacaaaatcacattagcaccttatcatatgattatcacggtatcaccttatcatatgattatcacggtatcaccttatcatatgattGTCACAACTTCATCTTAccatgtaattatcagtgtatTATATTGCATTG is a window of Mercurialis annua linkage group LG2, ddMerAnnu1.2, whole genome shotgun sequence DNA encoding:
- the LOC126670175 gene encoding upstream activation factor subunit UAF30, whose amino-acid sequence is MLPQQLKKAVTDNPKKIANLIDLVNLPSNLRDFVGQSQISRLGCFRHVWSYIKTNNLQDPDNKNIVNCDEKLKSILLGKPQVDLAELPALIKMHFPKDPK
- the LOC126670174 gene encoding GDSL esterase/lipase At4g26790, with the translated sequence MASEIMFWFLFAHLVLQIIHVNAKVPAIIVFGDSSVDSGNNDYISTVLKSNFAPYGRDFNGGKPTGRFSNGRLPTDFISEAFGLKPLVPAYLDPAYDIRDFVTGVCFASAGTGYDNATADVLSVIPLWKEIEYYKEYQKKLRDYLGHEKATEILEEGLYLVSIGTNDFLENYYLLPGRSSQFSVREYQNFLVGIARKFITDIHLLGARKISVSGLPPMGCLPLERTTNIFFGSECVEEYNNVARDFNEKLNRMLIELNKNLPGIKLVLSSPFDILSKIIDNPSSYGFNNAAEACCGTGLFEMGYMCNRRNPFTCSDANKYVFWDSFHPTEKTNQIVADYVVKNCLTQFL